The sequence CCCCACTCCCTGTAACGCCGCATCCAGCACTGCTTGCCCACTGTTGCAACGCCAGTTGCCCTGCACGCGCTGGGAAAACTCGCGCCCGTTTTGCTCAAGCTGCCAGATGTCCGAACTGCCGATCAGGCAATTGTGCCGACTCAATTCCGACAGGCTGTGTGGGCGGCCATACCGTTCAACGTAGGACGGAGAGGCGCAGAGATACATGCGTCGTGGCGCCAGCCGGGCGGCGACCAGGCGCGAGTCCTGCAACCGACCCAGGCGAATCGCCAGATCCAGCCCTTCATGCACCAGATCAAGTTGGCGATTGCTCAATTCGATATCGATGCGCAGCTGCGGATACAGCCCCATGAACCGCGTCACCAACGGCACGATAAACCGCTCGCCGTAGGCGACGGCGCAGGTCATGCGCAGCATGCCTTTTGGTTCGCTGGTCAGATCGCCGACGGCGCGCAATGCTTCCTCGCGACCATCCTGCAAGCGTTGGCAATGTTGCAGAAAGGTCTGCCCGGCCTCGGTCAGTGTCACGCGACGGGTACTGCGATAAAGCAGCCGCGTCTGCAAGCGCTCTTCCAGTCGTACGATTTGTCGACTGACGTGAGAGGAAGAAACCCCAAGACGTTCGGCAGCGGCGGTGAACTGGCTGCATTCGGCAACGGCAACAAATTCGTCGATGCCTTCCCAGCGGTTTTCGGACATTCGATTATCCCTGTACGGCAATAATATTTTGCATTTGTCCGGATTATTAATCAGTTGGCGCTGAACTACACTGGCTGTCTGGTTTTTTTATTCAATGGATTCACTGGAGAGTCAGCATGATCAAGTCGCGCGCCGCCGTTGCCTTCGAGGCCAAGAAGCCGCTGGAAATCGTAGAAGTCGATGTCGCCATGCCCAAGGCCGGTGAAGTGTTGCTGCGTGTAGTCGCTTCCGGTGTTTGCCACACGGACGCCTACACCCTGTCCGGCGCTGACCCGGAAGGCATCTTCCCGTCGATCCTTGGCCACGAAGGTGGCGCCATCGTTGAAGCGATCGGCGAGGGCGTGACTTCGGTTGCCGTTGGCGATCACGTCATTCCGCTGTACACCCCCGAATGCGGCCAGTGCAAATTCTGCAAGTCGGGCAAGACCAACCTGTGTCAGGCAATTCGCGCCACTCAGGGCAAAGGTTTGATGCCGGATGGCACTTCGCGTTTCTCCTACAAGGGCGAAACGATTTTCCACTACATGGGTACTTCCACGTTCTCGGAATACACCGTGTTGCCGGAAATCTCCGTGGCCAAGATCTCCAAGGATGCGCCACTGGAAAAGGTTTGCCTGCTGGGTTGCGGCGTCACCACCGGCATCGGTGCAGTGCTCAATACCGCCAAGGTCAAACCGGGTGACACCGTGGCCATCTTCGGTCTGGGTGGCATTGGTCTGTCTGCGGTGATCGGTGCCGTGAAAGCCAAGGCTGCACGCATCATCGCCATCGACATCAACCCGGCCAAGTTCGAGATCGCCAAGCAACTCGGTGCAACCGACTGTGTGAATCCGAAAGATTTCGATCGTCCGATCCAGGAAGTGATCGTCGACATGACCGATGGCGGTGTCGACTTCTCCTTCGAGTGCATCGGCAACGTGCAACTGATGCGCGCCGCCCTTGAGTGCTGCCACAAAGGCTGGGGCGAGTCGGTAATCATCGGTGTTGCCGGTGCTGGCCAGGAAATCGCGACCCGTCCATTCCAGTTGGTGACCGGTCGCGTCTGGCGCGGTTCGGCATTCGGCGGCGTGCGCGGTCGTACCGAGTTGCCAAGCTACGTCGATATGGCTCAGAGCGGTGAAATCCCGCTGGATACTTTCATCACCCACACCATGGGTCTGGAAGACATCAACAAGGCCTTCGACCTGATGCACGAAGGCAAGAGCATCCGTACCGTCATTCATTTCTAAAAGCAGCCCCAAGTTACAAGCTTCAAGCTGCAAGCAAAGGCGCTTTTGCCTTTTCTTGAAGCTCGAAGCTTGCCACTTGCAGCTGGGAGAATCCCCATGAGTCTGGAAAACATCTCCTGTCAGAAAAGTTTTGGCGGTTGGCACAAGCGTTATCGCCATCGCTCCGACGTGCTCGGCTGCGACATGGTGTTCGCCGTCTACTTGCCACCGCAAGCAGAGCAGGGCGGCAAGTTGCCGGTGCTGTATTGGCTGTCGGGCCTGACCTGCACCGATGAAAACTTCATGCAGAAGGCCGGCGCGATGCGCATGGCTGCTGAACTGGGTTTGATCATTGTTGCGCCGGACACCAGTCCGCGTGGCGCCGATGTCCCGGGTGATCCGGACGGCGCATGGGATTTCGGCCTCGGCGCCGGGTTCTATCTGAATGCCACGCAAGAGCCCTGGTCGCGGCACTATCGGATGCATGACTATGTCGTGCAGGAGTTGCCTTCACTGGTTGAAGCGCATTTCCCGGCATCGGACAAGCGCAGCATCAGTGGCCACTCCATGGGCGGCCACGGTGCGTTGGTCTGCGCGTTGCGCAATCCGGGGCGGTACCAATCGGTGTCGGCGTTCTCGCCGATCAATAACCCGATGGATTGCCCATGGGGCCAAAAAGCATTTTCCCGCTACCTGGGCGAAGACCGTTCGAAATGGAAAGAGTGGGATGCTTGTGCGCTGATCGCCGAGGCGGATGAAAAACTGCCGCTGCTGGTCGATCAAGGCGATCGCGATGACTTCCTCGCTACCCAGCTCAAACCTGAAGCCTTGCAACAAGCGGCAAAACAAGCGGGCCATCCGCTGACATTGCGCCTGCAACCGGGCTACGACCACAGCTATTTCTTCATCTCAAGCTTTATAGACGACCACTTGCAGCATCACGCACGCGCTCTGCGCGGTTAATGCGGGTAGAATCACGCCCTGACAAAAATCGGGGCGTTTTTTTTATGCGTATTGGCCACGGCTATGATGTGCACCGTTTCGCTGAAGGCGATTTCATTACTCTGGGCGGCGTGCGCATTGCACACAGCTTCGGGCTGCTCGCTCATTCCGACGGTGACGTCCTGCTGCACGCCTTGAGCGATGCCTTGCTCGGCGCCGCTGCGCTGGGTGATATCGGCAAGCATTTCCCGGACACCGACCCGCAATTCAAGGGCGCCGACAGCCGTGCGCTGCTGCGTCATGTGGTCGCGCTGATCCATGCCAAAGGCTGGAAAGTCGGCAACGTCGATAACACCATCGTTGCCCAGGCGCCGAAAATGGCCCCGCATATCGAATCGATGCGCGCGTTGATCGCGGCGGATCTACAAGTTGAGTTGGATCAAGTGAACGTGAAAGCTACCACCACCGAAAAGCTTGGCTTTGTCGGTCGCGAAGAAGGCATCGCCGTGCACTCCGTTGCCTTGTTGCTGCGCGCATGAATGAACTGCAATTGCTCGGCCCGCGGGCCTATGGCGAACCCCTCGGCACCGCTGTACTGAAAGCCATCGCTGAAGATTTTCAGGTCGATGAAGTGCTCGACATCCCGTTCAGCGGCGATGGCGAACACCTGTGGATCTGGGTTGAAAAGCGTGGCCTCAACACTGAGGAAGCCGCACGGCGTATTGCCAAGGCTGCCGGCGTGCCGTTGCGTACCGTCAGCTATGCCGGTCTCAAGGATCGTCAGGCGCTGACCCGCCAGTGGTTCAGCGTGCAATTGCCGGGCAAGGCCGATCCGGATCTGACAGCGGCGGAAAACGATACGCTGAAGATCCTCAAGACCACCCGCCACAAGCGCAAGCTGCAACGTGGCGCGCATTCGGCCAACGGTTTCACTTTGCGCCTGACTCAGTTCGCTGGCGACAAAGACGCGATCGAGCAGCGCCTGCAACTGATCGCTAAACAAGGTATTCCCAATTATTTCGGTGCCCAGCGTTTCGGCCATGACGGCGGTAACGTCGTCGATGCGCGTTCGTGGGCGGCACGCAAGGCCTTGCCGGAGCAACGCAATGTGCGTTCGCGGCTGCTCTCGACCGCGCGCAGTTTTCTGTTCAACAAGGTGCTGGCGGCGCGTGTTGCCGATGGCACCTGGCAAAAAGCCCAAGTCGGCGATCTGCTGGCCTTCACTGACAGTCGCAGTTTTTTCCCTGCCGGTGAAGCTGAGTGCAGCGATCCGCGTCTGGCTATTCTTGATCTGCATCCGACCGGCCCGCAGTGGGGCGAAGGTGACTCGCCGACCGCAGGGGCTGTCCATGATCTGGAGCAGGGGATTGCCGCTGGTGAAGCGGATCTGCGCGATTGGTTGATCAACGCCGGCATGAGCCACGAACGTCGCATCCTGCGGCTGCCCATTGGCGGGTTGACGTGGCATTATCCCCAGCCTGACATTCTGCAACTGGAATTCGTCCTCCCGGCCGGATGCTTCGCCACCGTATTGGTGCGCGAGCTCGTTGATCTGGTGCCGGTGGGGCAGACGGACAGCCCATGCGTATTCTGATTTCTAACGACGATGGGGTAACCGCACCCGGTCTCGCCGCGCTTTATGCTGCGCTGGCGGATTACACCGAGTGCGTGGTTATCGCCCCGGAGCAGGACAAAAGCGGCGCCAGCAGTTCGCTGACGCTCGACCGTCCGCTGCACCCGCAATACCTGGCCAACGGCTTTATCAGCCTCAACGGCACACCGACCGACTGCGTGCACCTGGGCCTCAATGGCTTGCTGGAGCGCGAGGCGGACATGGTGGTCTCCGGGATCAACCTCGGTGCCAACCTGGGTGATGACGTGTTGTATTCCGGCACCGTCGCGGCAGCGCTCGAAGGGCGCTTCCTCGAGCGTCCCTCGTTTGCCTTTTCGCTGGTCTCGCGGCAGGTGGATAATCTGCCGACGGCGGCGTACTTTGCGCGCAAACTGGTCGAGGCCCATGCCGGGCTCGATCTGCCGCCGCGCACGGTACTCAACGTGAACATTCCCAATCTGCCCATCGATCACATTCGTGGCATCCAGCTGACCCGTCTCGGCCATCGCGCCCGGGCGGCGGCGCCGATGAAAGTGGTCGACCCGCGTGGCAAGGCCGGTTACTGGATTGCCGCTGCCGGCGATGCCGAAGATGGCGGCCCGGGGACTGATTTTCATGCGGTGATGCAGGGCTATGTTTCCATCACTCCGTTGCAGCTCGATCGCACCTTCAACGATGCGTTCAGAAGCCTCGACGGCTGGCTGGAGGGACTGCGCTGATGGCCCGTGAACACGAAGACCGACTGCGCAGCGGTATCGGCATGACCTCCCAGCGTACCCGCGAGCGGCTGATCCAGCGCTTGTATGAGGAGGGCGTGTCCAACGCCAAGGTGCTGGAAGTGATTCGGCGTACGCCGCGCCACCTGTTCGTCGACGAGGCGCTGGCACATCGCGCTTACGAGGATACGGCGCTGCCGATCGGCAATAACCAGACGATTTCCCAGCCTTATATGGTGGCGCGCATGAGCGAGCTGCTGCTGGAGGCGGGGCCGCTGGATAAGGTGCTGGAGATTGGCACTGGTTCCGGTTACCAGACCGCTGTGTTGTCGCAACTGGTCGAGCGAGTGTTCTCGGTCGAGCGCATCAAGGTCCTGCAGGACCGGGCCAAGGAACGTCTGGTTGAACTGAACCTGCGCAACGTGGTGTTCCGCTGGGGCGATGGCTGGGAAGGCTGGCCGGCGCTGGCACCGTATAACGGCATTATCGTCACGGCCGTGGCCACCGATGTACCGCAAGCCTTGCTCGATCAACTGGCTCCGGGCGGGCGCATGGTGATCCCGGTGGGCTCGGGAGAAGTGCAGCAATTGATGCTGATCGTGCGTGAGGAAAACGGCTTTTCCCGGCATGTTCTGGGCGCCGTTCGTTTCGTGCCGTTGCTTAATGGGCCACTGGCCTGAGCATTTGTTTGCGTGCGCTGAATTCCTTTCGTTCGCCTGTGTCTTACTCCGGCAGCGATGGTTTAAACGCAGCAGATTGTCAACTTGCAAACGTGTGCGCGAAGCGATTTCGCTTCATTAAAGGTAAAGCCGATCCGGCCCGTTATACTGGCGACACCTCATGCCGGAATCCGGCATTTCACATTTTTCAGCCACCACAAAGGGAGCGGCGGGTGAGTCTCACAGTCATTGCGCAGCGTATGGGTAACACGAGCTTTCAGCGCCTGGTGACTGGCCTTGTCTTGAGCACCTTGCTGGTCGGTTGCTCCAGCACCAAATCGAGCAATGTCCGGGTGGTCGATCGCAACAATGCGGTGGCCCAGCGTCCTACCGTGACGACCGGACAGTATGTAGTCCGTCCGGGCGATACGATGTTTTCGATCGCGTTTCGCTACGGTTGGGACTACAAAGCCCTCGCGGCCCGGAACAATATTCCTACGCCGTATACGATCCATCCGGGTCAGACAATTCGCTTTGATGGCCGCACCGGTTCAACGCCGACGGCGGTGGTGAGCAACAGCAGTTCTTCGCCTTCTTCGTCGAGTAAAACCACGGTAATCCGGCGCCAGGCAAATGGCACGACAACCACCACAACCACCGGTTCTACGGGGGCTGTACCGTCCGTCGCCAGCAAACCGGCCCCCGCGCCACTGCCTCCAGCGGGCCCGGCCCCGACCGGCTGGGGATGGCCATCTAATGGCATTCTGATTGGAAAATTCTCTTCAAACGGTAGTTTGAATAAAGGAATTGATATCGCCGGAGATTTGGGACAGCCTGTTTTAGCTGCGTCTGATGGGACGGTGGTATACGCCGGGAGTGGCTTAAGGGGCTACGGCGAATTAGTCATCATCAAACACAGCGAAACCTACGTCAGTGCCTACGGACATAACCGCAGGCTGTTGGTTCGGGAGGGACAGCAGGTCAAGGTCGGACAGACAATTGCCGAAATGGGGTCAACGGGTACAGACCGGGTGAAACTGCATTTTGAGATTCGCCGCCAAGGTAAACCTGTAGATCCACTGCAGTTCCTGCCAAGACGTTGATTTGTAAGCCAGCCTGTTCCGTCGCGTAGAGGGGACAGGCTCCAGCGCTGCCAAGGATAAAGGCGTCGCTTGAGCTTGGGGTCGAACTCACCAAAGGACTATAACAATGGCTCTCAGTAAAGAAGTGCCGGAGTTTGACATCGACGATGAGGTTCTCCTTATGGAGACCGGCATCGATTCGGATTCGATGTCGAATGATGAAGGGGCTGCTCCACCTTCCGTTCGTTCCAAATCCAAACACTCCGCTTCACTTAAACAACATAAGTACATCGATTACACGCGGGCACTTGATGCCACGCAGTTGTATCTCAACGAAATCGGCTTTTCCCCATTGCTCTCCCCGGAGGAAGAAGTTCATTTTGCGCGCTTGTCGCAAAGTGGCGATCCGGCCGGGCGCAAGCGCATGATTGAAAGTAACCTGCGGCTGGTGGTCAAAATCGCCCGGCGTTACGTCAATCGGGGGTTGTCGCTGCTGGATCTGATCGAAGAGGGCAACCTCGGACTGATCCGGGCGGTGGAAAAGTTCGATCCCGAGCGCGGCTTCCGCTTCTCGACCTACGCGACCTGGTGGATTCGTCAAACCATCGAGCGCGCGATCATGAATCAGACCCGGACCATCCGGTTGCCGATTCATGTGGTCAAGGAACTCAACGTGTACCTGCGGGCTGCACGGGAGCTGACGCAAAAGCTCGACCACGAACCTTCACCCGAAGAGATCGCCAACCTGCTGGAAAAACCGGTGGGCGAGGTCAAGCGCATGCTTGGTCTGAACGAGCGGGTTTCTTCGGTCGACGTCTCGCTGGGTCCGGATTCGGATAAAACCCTGCTGGACACCCTCACCGATGATCGTCCGACTGATCCTTGTGAACTGCTGCAGGATGACGACCTGTCGCAGAGCATCGATCAATGGCTGTCTGAGCTGACCGACAAGCAGCGCGAAGTGGTTGTACGCCGCTTCGGCCTGCGCGGTCACGAGAGCAGTACGCTGGAAGATGTAGGCCTGGAGATCGGCCTGACCCGGGAACGGGTGCGGCAGATTCAGGTGGAAGGCCTCAAGCGCCTTCGGGAAATCCTGGAGAAGAATGGCCTGTCGAGCGAGTCGCTGTTCCAGTAAGCGCCTCAAACGCCCGCCCGCAAAAGCCCCGACTGGTTCGGGGTTTTTTGTTGGCCTGGATTTGTTGGCAATCCATGTCCACCCTGCTCATTGCCAGACGTACGGTTGGCTATTCCATCGTTTGTAGTCTCGCGGTGTAAGCCTTGGCTTACTCTTTCGTAAGTGTTCACTATCTTTACACCGCGGCAGACGTCGATTGCTCTAAATAATTCTGTTTAACTTGTTGATTTGTATATATATTTTTTAATGTGAAGTGCTTATTACAGCGCTTTTCCGCTCCGAGGGCCGATTGCTCTTGTCAGGGAACTCTCTAGTATCTGGGGTGTGTCGACGGACAGACACGCCCTTCAAGGATGAGGGGAACGGACATCGCAGGACGCGATTCATCAGGACGATGAAAAGGAATAC comes from Pseudomonas sp. RU47 and encodes:
- a CDS encoding LysR substrate-binding domain-containing protein, with amino-acid sequence MSENRWEGIDEFVAVAECSQFTAAAERLGVSSSHVSRQIVRLEERLQTRLLYRSTRRVTLTEAGQTFLQHCQRLQDGREEALRAVGDLTSEPKGMLRMTCAVAYGERFIVPLVTRFMGLYPQLRIDIELSNRQLDLVHEGLDLAIRLGRLQDSRLVAARLAPRRMYLCASPSYVERYGRPHSLSELSRHNCLIGSSDIWQLEQNGREFSQRVQGNWRCNSGQAVLDAALQGVGLCQLPDYYVLEHLHSGALISLLEAHQPPNTAVWALYPQQRHLSPKVRKLVDFLKEGLAERPEYRS
- the fghA gene encoding S-formylglutathione hydrolase; its protein translation is MPMSLENISCQKSFGGWHKRYRHRSDVLGCDMVFAVYLPPQAEQGGKLPVLYWLSGLTCTDENFMQKAGAMRMAAELGLIIVAPDTSPRGADVPGDPDGAWDFGLGAGFYLNATQEPWSRHYRMHDYVVQELPSLVEAHFPASDKRSISGHSMGGHGALVCALRNPGRYQSVSAFSPINNPMDCPWGQKAFSRYLGEDRSKWKEWDACALIAEADEKLPLLVDQGDRDDFLATQLKPEALQQAAKQAGHPLTLRLQPGYDHSYFFISSFIDDHLQHHARALRG
- a CDS encoding protein-L-isoaspartate(D-aspartate) O-methyltransferase, with product MTSQRTRERLIQRLYEEGVSNAKVLEVIRRTPRHLFVDEALAHRAYEDTALPIGNNQTISQPYMVARMSELLLEAGPLDKVLEIGTGSGYQTAVLSQLVERVFSVERIKVLQDRAKERLVELNLRNVVFRWGDGWEGWPALAPYNGIIVTAVATDVPQALLDQLAPGGRMVIPVGSGEVQQLMLIVREENGFSRHVLGAVRFVPLLNGPLA
- the surE gene encoding 5'/3'-nucleotidase SurE — protein: MRILISNDDGVTAPGLAALYAALADYTECVVIAPEQDKSGASSSLTLDRPLHPQYLANGFISLNGTPTDCVHLGLNGLLEREADMVVSGINLGANLGDDVLYSGTVAAALEGRFLERPSFAFSLVSRQVDNLPTAAYFARKLVEAHAGLDLPPRTVLNVNIPNLPIDHIRGIQLTRLGHRARAAAPMKVVDPRGKAGYWIAAAGDAEDGGPGTDFHAVMQGYVSITPLQLDRTFNDAFRSLDGWLEGLR
- a CDS encoding S-(hydroxymethyl)glutathione dehydrogenase/class III alcohol dehydrogenase; amino-acid sequence: MIKSRAAVAFEAKKPLEIVEVDVAMPKAGEVLLRVVASGVCHTDAYTLSGADPEGIFPSILGHEGGAIVEAIGEGVTSVAVGDHVIPLYTPECGQCKFCKSGKTNLCQAIRATQGKGLMPDGTSRFSYKGETIFHYMGTSTFSEYTVLPEISVAKISKDAPLEKVCLLGCGVTTGIGAVLNTAKVKPGDTVAIFGLGGIGLSAVIGAVKAKAARIIAIDINPAKFEIAKQLGATDCVNPKDFDRPIQEVIVDMTDGGVDFSFECIGNVQLMRAALECCHKGWGESVIIGVAGAGQEIATRPFQLVTGRVWRGSAFGGVRGRTELPSYVDMAQSGEIPLDTFITHTMGLEDINKAFDLMHEGKSIRTVIHF
- the ispF gene encoding 2-C-methyl-D-erythritol 2,4-cyclodiphosphate synthase; this encodes MRIGHGYDVHRFAEGDFITLGGVRIAHSFGLLAHSDGDVLLHALSDALLGAAALGDIGKHFPDTDPQFKGADSRALLRHVVALIHAKGWKVGNVDNTIVAQAPKMAPHIESMRALIAADLQVELDQVNVKATTTEKLGFVGREEGIAVHSVALLLRA
- a CDS encoding peptidoglycan DD-metalloendopeptidase family protein, which encodes MSLTVIAQRMGNTSFQRLVTGLVLSTLLVGCSSTKSSNVRVVDRNNAVAQRPTVTTGQYVVRPGDTMFSIAFRYGWDYKALAARNNIPTPYTIHPGQTIRFDGRTGSTPTAVVSNSSSSPSSSSKTTVIRRQANGTTTTTTTGSTGAVPSVASKPAPAPLPPAGPAPTGWGWPSNGILIGKFSSNGSLNKGIDIAGDLGQPVLAASDGTVVYAGSGLRGYGELVIIKHSETYVSAYGHNRRLLVREGQQVKVGQTIAEMGSTGTDRVKLHFEIRRQGKPVDPLQFLPRR
- the rpoS gene encoding RNA polymerase sigma factor RpoS — its product is MALSKEVPEFDIDDEVLLMETGIDSDSMSNDEGAAPPSVRSKSKHSASLKQHKYIDYTRALDATQLYLNEIGFSPLLSPEEEVHFARLSQSGDPAGRKRMIESNLRLVVKIARRYVNRGLSLLDLIEEGNLGLIRAVEKFDPERGFRFSTYATWWIRQTIERAIMNQTRTIRLPIHVVKELNVYLRAARELTQKLDHEPSPEEIANLLEKPVGEVKRMLGLNERVSSVDVSLGPDSDKTLLDTLTDDRPTDPCELLQDDDLSQSIDQWLSELTDKQREVVVRRFGLRGHESSTLEDVGLEIGLTRERVRQIQVEGLKRLREILEKNGLSSESLFQ
- the truD gene encoding tRNA pseudouridine(13) synthase TruD; the encoded protein is MNELQLLGPRAYGEPLGTAVLKAIAEDFQVDEVLDIPFSGDGEHLWIWVEKRGLNTEEAARRIAKAAGVPLRTVSYAGLKDRQALTRQWFSVQLPGKADPDLTAAENDTLKILKTTRHKRKLQRGAHSANGFTLRLTQFAGDKDAIEQRLQLIAKQGIPNYFGAQRFGHDGGNVVDARSWAARKALPEQRNVRSRLLSTARSFLFNKVLAARVADGTWQKAQVGDLLAFTDSRSFFPAGEAECSDPRLAILDLHPTGPQWGEGDSPTAGAVHDLEQGIAAGEADLRDWLINAGMSHERRILRLPIGGLTWHYPQPDILQLEFVLPAGCFATVLVRELVDLVPVGQTDSPCVF